A stretch of Aerococcus urinaehominis DNA encodes these proteins:
- a CDS encoding transposase, whose protein sequence is MKQLWKLILKNQEALNSVNYRTHRLFDGLITEVGIVEFMLNIDSKFRKVYDVVNELKYHLKTGNINAFIHTISRNKSQRLPKKLRKTMNTLLKYLPAIINSFRYTLSNGPIEGMNNKIKNIKRSGFGYRNFYHLRARAFLSFRSYEAKKESKTTVKRKIEKLDAESRALCA, encoded by the coding sequence TTGAAACAGTTATGGAAGCTGATTTTAAAGAACCAAGAAGCACTGAATAGTGTTAATTACCGCACACATCGCTTATTTGATGGCCTTATAACAGAAGTAGGTATAGTTGAATTTATGCTTAATATCGACAGTAAATTTAGAAAAGTCTATGATGTCGTGAACGAGCTCAAATATCACCTTAAAACAGGGAATATCAATGCTTTCATACATACAATTAGTCGCAATAAGAGCCAACGGCTCCCAAAAAAATTGAGAAAAACGATGAATACTCTGCTCAAATACTTACCTGCTATTATCAATAGCTTTCGTTATACACTTTCCAATGGGCCAATTGAGGGTATGAATAATAAAATCAAGAATATTAAGCGATCCGGTTTTGGGTACCGCAATTTTTATCATTTAAGGGCACGGGCTTTTCTTTCTTTTAGATCCTATGAGGCAAAAAAGGAAAGTAAAACTACTGTAAAGAGAAAGATTGAAAAGTTAGATGCAGAATCTAGGGCCCTATGTGCTTAA